The genomic region GGGACCTGGGAATCCACCGTTCCACACTCTGGCGCAAAATGAAAAAATATCAGCTCACTTCAAACTCGCAGCTGGGCTGAAAACAGAGAAAGCTAGCTGTTCGGGCAAGATCAACCGTGAAAGGTGCAGCTCAGGCACCGTCCGCATGAGGCCTTTCTTTGAGCCGGTACCATGCTTCCGGATCTTTGAAGTATTCGTAGGTATCCTCCAAGGAAAGGCGGTGCTCCCTTTCCATCATGGCAAGAAGATCGTAGAACTCCTTCTCAACAGGATCGTTTACACCATCACGCAGTTCCCCATAAAATTTTTCACCTTTTGCTTCAAAGTCTATGGCAATCTTGACGGCTTCCATATCATCTGTGTCTGCTCTGGCGGAAGTGTCTACTGATTCAACCACCCTTCGCAACACATTTCTGATCTCCGTGCCCTTGACTTCCAGGGGAAGAGTTTCCGGCCAGCGACCTTCTTTTTTCAATTTCTTGCTGAGCTCCAGAATCTTCTGGTAGTGTTCTTCTTCATCTCTGGCTATGGATT from Deltaproteobacteria bacterium harbors:
- a CDS encoding ferritin family protein → MNISTEERIKALEVALTNESRERDFYLRHSERTANPLGKEMFQSIARDEEEHYQKILELSKKLKKEGRWPETLPLEVKGTEIRNVLRRVVESVDTSARADTDDMEAVKIAIDFEAKGEKFYGELRDGVNDPVEKEFYDLLAMMEREHRLSLEDTYEYFKDPEAWYRLKERPHADGA